TCGCTCAAACCCAGACCACCTACCATAGCAGTTGTAATTTCACTTATCATTTCTCCAGCATGATTGGCTACGATAGTCGCTCCTAAAATTTTGTCCGAACCTCGTTTATGAACTATTTTAAAAAACCCAGCTTCTCCGTCTGCTAGAGCGCGGTCTACATCGTCAAAATCGATTTTAATAGTATTGCAATCTATACCTTTAGACCGAGCGTCATGCTCGTACATTCCTACATGAGCAATTTCGGGAGCGGTATAAGTTACCCAGGGCATCACTAAATTGCTAAGTTTGGATTGTCCCAGTCCAAAAGGAGCAAATAAAGTATTTTTAATGACGATTCTAGCTGCGGCATCGGCAGCGTGGGTAAATTTCCAACTCATGCAAATATCCCCCGCAGCATATATTTTAGGGTTGCTAGTTTGCAGATTATCGTTAACTTTTACTCCTTTTTTTGCATCGTACTCTACTCCTGCTGCTTCTAAATTCAAACCTTCTACATTAGGTTGCCTTCCCACACCAGCTAAAATCTCATCGACTAAAACTGAATCTTCTCGACCGCCGCTGCTAAAATAAATTTCTTTACCTTCGTCAGTTAACTCTACTCTTTGTATCTGGCAATCCAACACCAAACTAATACCTTCTTGGGTAAATACTTTGCTCACCATTGAGGCAGCTTCAAGATCTTCTTTATTTAAAATTTGAGAACTTTTATGCAACAAAATAACTTCACCACCCAACCGCCTAAACGCCTGTGCTAATTCGCAACCAATAGGACCACCGCCAATAACTGCCAATCTTTGAGGAAGTTCGGTTAGGGAAAAAACGGTTTCATTAGTTAAATAGCCAGCTTCTGCCAAACCCTCAATTTGAGGATTTACGGCTCTAGCTCCAGTGGCAATTACAGCTTTTTTAAATTTTAGAGTTTGGTTACCGACAGTAATTTTATTGTCGCCAGCAAAACTAGCCTCGCCAAAAAAGACATCTACCCCATCCTTTTTAGCACTAGCTGCCGAATCAACAGGACTGATTTTAGTTCTAATGGCGCGCATTCTAGACATGACTTTAGCAAAATCAATATCGATCTCGTTGGACGACCGCACGCCGTAAGCTTCGGCTTGTTTTACTGTTGCTGCCACGCGCGAAGAACGAATGATGCATTTTGATGGTACGCACCCGACATTAAGACAGTCTCCTCCCATGAGATTTTTTTCAATTAAAGCTACTTTGACCCCAATACCCAAGCCTGCTGCTCCCTTGGCAGTAACTAAACCTGCGGTACCAGCACCAATTACAACTAAGTCATAGCAACTGGCTGGGTTGGGATTTTGCCACTCAGGCGGATGAACATTTGCCAGCAGTTGTCGATTGTATTCGTCTAAAGGAGCAATAGTGACTGCATGATTTTGGATATTAGACATAGTGATTAAATTTATTAACTTGATTATGGCGTTGCTGGCTTTAGGTATGATTCTACGATCTTTATTTCTTATGAACCTATCCCACTAATAATCGATCGATCCAAATGTGGATAGTAGCTAGAAATAAGAAGGCATCAAAATTAGCTTTTTGCCGCTCCCATCTAATGACAAGGCGACGATATTTTCTTTGATACCAAGCAAAACACCACTCTTGTTTAAATCTGGGAACAGATATTTTAATTGGTCTACCTCGATTTTTCTGGGTTTGGTAGCTTGGTTTGGGAAATTGGGAACGAATATCTTTAATTCTTAATGCAGAACGCTTTTCTTTCGAGTCGTAACCAATGGGGTGCCGCTAAAATTTTAACTCTTCTTTTTGGATTACCTGGCTTGAGGATTTTGAGTTTTACACTGTCAAGTAAAGGAAAAATTTGTTTCTTACTTCTGTTAGCAGCAGTAGTGAGGTTGGCAATGGGCATTCCATGCCCTTTATTTAAGGCATGAATTAAAATTCCTTAAAAAAATAAACGCTGTAAGCAAAACCATACAGCGTTTACATACAAATCATTAATTCAGCGTAATTAACTTTGAGCTACGGTTGCACTTTCTTTAGCTAGAAACTTTTCTAACTCGGTTAGGGCATCGGCATCGACTTTAGTTTGCATCGGACAGAATTTAGGACCGCACATCGAGCAAAATTCCGCAGTTTTATAAATATCTGCAGGAAGAGTTTCGTCATGATATTCTCTAGCTCGTTCTGGATCGAGAGAAAGTTCAAACTGACGTTCCCAATCAAAGTTATAGCGTGCTTTAGAAAGCTCGTCGTCTCTATCTCTAGCACCGTGACGGTGACGGGCAATATCAGCCGCATGAGCCGCTATTTTATAAGCAATCAAGCCACTACGCACGTCTTCAGCATCGGGTAGCCCTAAATGTTCTTTAGGGGTAACATAACAAAGCATTGCCGTACCATACCAGCCAGCCATTGCCGCTCCGATCGCTGAAGTAATATGATCGTAACCAGGGGCAATATCGGTCACTAAAGGACCTAGTACGTAGAAAGGTGCTTCGCTACACTCTTCCATTTGCTTTTTAACATTAAACTCAATCTGATCCATCGGTACGTGCCCTGGACCTTCAACCATTACCTGTACATCATGTTTCCAAGCGCGACGGGTTAGTTCCCCTAAAGTTTTTAATTCGGCTAGCTGCGCTTCGTCAGAAGCATCGTGAGTGCAGCCTGGACGTAGAGAATCACCCAGACTAAAAGAAACATCGTATTTTTTAAAAATTTCGATGATGTCGTCAAAATGAGTGTAGAGAGGATTTTGTTTGTGATGATGCAGCATCCATCTGGCAATAATACCGCCTCCGCGAGAGACAATACCTGTCAGACGATCTCTAACTAAGGGCAAATACTCAATCAGGATACCTGCATGAATGGTCATGTAGTCCACACCCTGCTGAGCATGTTTTTCGATTATATGTAGAAAATCTTCAGCAGCCAGATTTTCAATGCTGCCGTGTACGCTTTCTAAAGCTTGATAAATCGGTACTGTACCAATGGGTACTGGAGAAGCATTAATAATAGTTTGACGAATTTCGTCGAGATTTCCGCCACCAGTAGAAAGATCCATTACGGTATCGGCACCATACTTAACCGCCAAATTTAGCTTGGCTACTTCTTCATTGATATCTGATGAGTTAGGAGAAGCACCAATATTAGCGTTTACCTTACAAGAAGAAGCAATACCAATACACATCGGCTCTAAATTAACATGATTGATATTAGCAGGGATAATCATTCTACCTCTTGCTACTTCCTCGCGGATTAAGTCTACGGGTAAATTTTCCCGCCGAGCAACATAGTTCATTTCTTCGGTGATTAATCCCTGACGAGCGTAGTGCATCTGGGATACGTTGCCTTGTCCGCGCCGCTTGGCGACCCATTCTTGTCTCATATTATTAATTTTTTCCTTAATAAACAGCTTCCCTTACGCTGGTTCTAACCAGATCAGGTTCTGAGGGTATATCTCAGCCACTATCAGCATCAGGCACCCCTAGCATCTGAGAGGATTGTAACACTATTTAGAAATAAGAATTCTATTTAAGATATTAAGAAAAACAAAAAAGCTCCCAAAAATGACAGAGTAAATCTAACATTTTTAGGAGCGTGATTTAGATTAATATATGAGCTTAACGAGGTCTAGCTTTATTGACTTTTAGCTCGCGTCCCATCCATTCTGCACCGTTTAAAGTGGCAATTGCTTTTTCTTCTTCAGCTTCGTTTTCTAATTCTACAAAGCCAAAACCTCTAACACGACCTGTCTCGCGGTCTGTTGGTAGATGAACTCTTTTGACAGTGCCATATTCAGCGAATACTTCGCTTAGGTCTTGCTTGTTAATCTCATAGTTGAGATTGCCTACATAAATTGACATAAGTTTTTTGTTGCCTTCTCAGCGATCGTTGTGTTTCGAGAGACAAGATTACTCGGAAAAAGAACTAGCTCAATACTTCGCGGAAAAACTCAATACTGAAATGCAAACTTTATCGTTAATCTTTTTATTCTCACCGCTATATGATAGCTATTAAAAAGAACAGATTGTAGCTTGTCAACAAAACTTAAACAAAGTTGCGCTCGTATTTCAAAAACGCAATATTTCCGATCGCTCGTTGTCGGGACTTGGTTCTACCTGCCAAACTAAACCTTCGCCAGAGTCCAAGCTAACTTCAAGGTAAAGTAACTCTACAGCTTCAATTGCTACATCTTCGTTATCGGGAAAATTCTGCATATCCTCAGTTAGTAGTCTGAGTTTAAACCCTTTGGGAATCGTACCGCCTAAAGTGAGGCTTCGCAGTTCAAACCGCCACGTTCCTCGTTCTTCGACTATAGGCATAATTTTTAGTTCGTAGGGACGGTTCTCAATCGTAAGCTGTTTGACTAAAGCCAAAGCAGTATCGCTTGCGGTTGCTGCATCTCTAGCACCGATCGCGCTGGGTTGAAACTGAATTTGTCGCCAGCCCAACTCTGTTAGTTTGGATACTTCTTCTGACAAATTAGATATTTCATTGTGCAACCATCGAGCTACAGAAAAAGAAGAAATTGCCCCGCGCCTTTTATTAGCCAAACTTTGACACCAGTTGGGATTTTGAATCAATCCAGCCCAAATTTCAAAAGGAATTGCCAATCTCGGTAAAATAATATCGTCATTGCCCAAACGTTGAATTAAATTATTAGCTTGTGCTGCTGATATTTCAGGTATAACTGTCGCTTCGGCTTGAGTTGGTTCGTCGGGACAAACCTCTCTTGCTACCCACAGCACATCTAAGTCGGCAATCATTTGAGTTTCTGTTAGAGAATAGGTGCGATCGCTATGACTGTAAATTCCTTCTTGTTTAAGTTTTTGATGGGTAGTATATCCCCAAACTCGCAGATAACCTTCATCTACATTTACCTGTACTGCTAAGTAGTAATCTGCTACCCATTCAGGAATATCTAACCACTCTCTAGCCACTCTAAATTCACTAAAATCTTCTGTTTCCGAAGCAATCAAAACCAGCTTGGCATCTCCATAAACTATAGAGGTACCACCAACTAGTTCCCAAATACTTTCTCTGGTAGTTTTGTTCGTTGAAGTCTCGACTACAATACCTTCTGCTTCCGATCGCAACCAGGGTAAAAAAACAGCTAGCACAACACGATCAAAATAAGATTGCCAACGACTGTTAGAATTAGCTGTCGCCTG
This DNA window, taken from Myxosarcina sp. GI1, encodes the following:
- a CDS encoding mercuric reductase, with translation MSNIQNHAVTIAPLDEYNRQLLANVHPPEWQNPNPASCYDLVVIGAGTAGLVTAKGAAGLGIGVKVALIEKNLMGGDCLNVGCVPSKCIIRSSRVAATVKQAEAYGVRSSNEIDIDFAKVMSRMRAIRTKISPVDSAASAKKDGVDVFFGEASFAGDNKITVGNQTLKFKKAVIATGARAVNPQIEGLAEAGYLTNETVFSLTELPQRLAVIGGGPIGCELAQAFRRLGGEVILLHKSSQILNKEDLEAASMVSKVFTQEGISLVLDCQIQRVELTDEGKEIYFSSGGREDSVLVDEILAGVGRQPNVEGLNLEAAGVEYDAKKGVKVNDNLQTSNPKIYAAGDICMSWKFTHAADAAARIVIKNTLFAPFGLGQSKLSNLVMPWVTYTAPEIAHVGMYEHDARSKGIDCNTIKIDFDDVDRALADGEAGFFKIVHKRGSDKILGATIVANHAGEMISEITTAMVGGLGLSDLAAVIHPYPTQAEAIKKAADAYRRTLLTAKTKTFLRFLTKLS
- the thiC gene encoding phosphomethylpyrimidine synthase — encoded protein: MRQEWVAKRRGQGNVSQMHYARQGLITEEMNYVARRENLPVDLIREEVARGRMIIPANINHVNLEPMCIGIASSCKVNANIGASPNSSDINEEVAKLNLAVKYGADTVMDLSTGGGNLDEIRQTIINASPVPIGTVPIYQALESVHGSIENLAAEDFLHIIEKHAQQGVDYMTIHAGILIEYLPLVRDRLTGIVSRGGGIIARWMLHHHKQNPLYTHFDDIIEIFKKYDVSFSLGDSLRPGCTHDASDEAQLAELKTLGELTRRAWKHDVQVMVEGPGHVPMDQIEFNVKKQMEECSEAPFYVLGPLVTDIAPGYDHITSAIGAAMAGWYGTAMLCYVTPKEHLGLPDAEDVRSGLIAYKIAAHAADIARHRHGARDRDDELSKARYNFDWERQFELSLDPERAREYHDETLPADIYKTAEFCSMCGPKFCPMQTKVDADALTELEKFLAKESATVAQS
- a CDS encoding RNA-binding protein; translation: MSIYVGNLNYEINKQDLSEVFAEYGTVKRVHLPTDRETGRVRGFGFVELENEAEEEKAIATLNGAEWMGRELKVNKARPR
- a CDS encoding DUF1822 family protein encodes the protein MTAIDLFNPAHLVLDFPQSILQSAWTKSQATANSNSRWQSYFDRVVLAVFLPWLRSEAEGIVVETSTNKTTRESIWELVGGTSIVYGDAKLVLIASETEDFSEFRVAREWLDIPEWVADYYLAVQVNVDEGYLRVWGYTTHQKLKQEGIYSHSDRTYSLTETQMIADLDVLWVAREVCPDEPTQAEATVIPEISAAQANNLIQRLGNDDIILPRLAIPFEIWAGLIQNPNWCQSLANKRRGAISSFSVARWLHNEISNLSEEVSKLTELGWRQIQFQPSAIGARDAATASDTALALVKQLTIENRPYELKIMPIVEERGTWRFELRSLTLGGTIPKGFKLRLLTEDMQNFPDNEDVAIEAVELLYLEVSLDSGEGLVWQVEPSPDNERSEILRF